One Salminus brasiliensis chromosome 5, fSalBra1.hap2, whole genome shotgun sequence DNA segment encodes these proteins:
- the tbc1d24 gene encoding TBC1 domain family member 24 — MASEDQEDFGVFVDWAQMGDISRDAAATKTEYKDPKELKQHARSGQWAKNHTQRALVYRQLIKALPCRAVTADAAVYRDIVGNASSKRNPANYPLPEFVDGTVVPLYCLKPEAVGSVHAVISCVAGEFPDVSHCPALPAVVSLLLHWSADESQCFEAAGRLLACNEPGRRMLDQTFLAYQSSCMTFGDLAHKYCPAAHKLMVAAATDVLEVYADWQRWILGDLPFSHAARVMDVFLVEGYKVLYRVALAILKFYRKHKAAGATTTQQDSAGVKADIQAFVRGIGSSVSPDKLLEKAFSIRLFSRKEITLLQLANEKSLQQKGITVRQKRRNVQLAVNADNFCSEIVSAKEMKEIWSWIPERFALCQPQLLFTTSTHGCSLNRFYSHCEGYEPTLLLIRTTDREVCGAFLSTDWEERKRGGNKLSYFGTGECFVFRMKPEMERYEWVVIKHPELANSAPAESDQPDEGANDANANSHSLPVETPPTSTTDSSHLSPFLAARHFHLNARNTSMFMAGNVDSIIIGGGGEGNALYIDSELNHGRTGRCTTFDNPPLCSESFQIALLEVWGFQDAMAT; from the exons ATGGCGTCGGAGGATCAGGAGGATTTTGGTGTGTTTGTGGACTGGGCTCAGATGGGGGATATTTCGCGCGATGCCGCTGCCACCAAGACGGAGTATAAGGACCCGAAGGAGCTGAAGCAGCACGCTCGCTCAGGCCAGTGGGCCAAGAACCACACTCAGAGGGCGCTGGTGTACCGGCAACTGATCAAAGCCCTGCCGTGCCGGGCAGTCACCGCCGACGCCGCTGTGTACCGTGACATTGTGGGAAATGCCAGCAGTAAGCGGAACCCGGCCAACTACCCTCTGCCTGAGTTCGTGGACGGGACCGTGGTACCGCTCTACTGCCTGAAGCCGGAGGCAGTGGGCTCGGTGCACGCCGTCATTTCCTGCGTGGCGGGCGAGTTTCCGGACGTTTCTCACTGCCCGGCGCTGCCCGCGGTGGTCtcactgctgctgcactggAGCGCAGATGAGTCGCAGTGTTTCGAGGCGGCGGGCCGCCTGCTGGCCTGCAACGAGCCGGGCCGCCGTATGCTGGACCAGACCTTCCTGGCCTACCAGTCGTCCTGCATGACCTTCGGGGACCTCGCCCACAAGTACTGCCCTGCCGCCCACAAGCTGATGGTCGCGGCAGCCACGGATGTCCTGGAGGTGTATGCTGACTGGCAGCGATGGATCCTGGGGGACCTGCCCTTTTCCCATGCTGCCAGGGTGATGGACGTGTTCCTGGTGGAGGGGTACAAGGTGCTGTACAGAGTCGCTCTGGCCATCCTGAAGTTCTACAGGAAGCACAAGGCTGCCGGAGCCACCACCACCCAGCAGGACTCAGCAGGGGTCAAAGCTGACATTCAG GCATTTGTGCGGGGCATCGGGAGCAGCGTGAGTCCGGATAAACTGCTGGAGAAGGCCTTCTCCATCCGACTGTTCAGCCGCAAGGAGATCACCCTGCTGCAGCTGGCCAACGAGAAGTCCCTTCAGCAGAAGGGCATCACCGTCAGGCAGAAGAG acgaaatgttcagttagctgtgaaTGCGGATAATTTCTGCTCGGAGATCGTCAGTGCGAAGGAGATGAAGGAGATCTGGTCCTGGATCCCGGAGCGTTTCGCTCTGTGCCAACCACAGCTACTGTTCACCACATCAACACACGGCTGCAGCTTaaacag GTTTTATTCTCACTGTGAGGGGTATGAGCCGACACTGCTACTGATCAGAACTACAGACAGAGAG GTATGCGGGGCCTTCCTGTCGACGGActgggaggagaggaagaggggggGTAATAAGCTCAGCTACTTCGGCACGGGGGAGTGCTTCGTCTTCAGA atgaagCCAGAGATGGAGAGGTATGAGTGGGTCGTTATTAAACACCCTGAACTTGCGAACTCTGCCCCGGCCGAATCTGATCAGCCTGACGAAGGCgctaatgatgctaatgctaattcgCACAGCCTCCCCGTAGAAACTCCACCCACCTCCACCACTGACTCCTCCCACCTCTCACCCTTCCTTGCCGCCCGGCACTTCCACCTGAACGCCCGAAACACGTCCATGTTCATGGCGGGGAACGTCGACTCCATCATCATCG GAGGGGGCGGTGAAGGTAACGCTCTGTATATCGACTCTGAGCTGAATCACGGCCGGACGGGTCGCTGCACCACCTTCGACAACCCGCCGCTCTGCTCCGAGAGCTTCCAGATCGCTCTGCTGGAGGTCTGGGGCTTCCAGGACGCCATGGCAACCTAA